Proteins encoded in a region of the Ignavibacteriota bacterium genome:
- the fusA gene encoding elongation factor G, which produces MPRAYPLERTRNIGIMAHIDAGKTTTTERILFYTGVLHRMGEVHDGAATMDWMEQEKERGITITSAATTCFWDNHRINIIDTPGHVDFTAEVERSLRVLDGAIALFCSVGGVEPQSETVWRQADKYGVPRIAFVNKMDRVGADFFHVIQMMKERLGANAVPVHIPIGEGDLFAGIIDLITMKACVFHETNQGTTWDEMPIPHDLEKLAAEYRTKMLEAVSDEDDSLLEKYLEGKEISPNEVRAVLRRACLKVSIIPVLCGSAFKNKGVQNLLDSVIDFLPSPLDVSNAEIVGHHVNMKDQVIRKVSDKEKFTALAFKIMSDPYVGKVTYFRVYSGTLKPGSYIYNATSDKKERIGRILRMHANHREDIDEAYTGDIVAAVGLKNTKTGDTLCLEDDAIILEKMVFPEPVIAIAIEPKTKADQEKMGEAMAKLADEDPTFRISTNEETGQTIISGMGELHLEIIIDRMKREFRVEANVGKPQVAYRETIRKKVQQQGKFIRQSGGRGQFGDVWLEVGPNEKGKGFEFENAIVGGVVPKEYIKPVSEGIKEAMRNGVLAGYPVVDVKVKLFDGSYHEVDSSEMAFKIAASIGFKEAARKAGPVLLEPIMDVEVVTPEEYLGDVMGDLNSRRGKIEGMLPRKDAQVIKAKVPLAEMFGYATHMRSMTQGRAIYTMQFAYYDEAPKSVAEEVAQSVKGESVLA; this is translated from the coding sequence ATGCCCAGAGCATATCCGTTAGAACGAACAAGAAATATTGGTATCATGGCTCACATTGATGCCGGAAAAACAACGACGACAGAGCGTATCCTGTTTTATACAGGAGTTTTGCATCGCATGGGAGAAGTGCATGATGGCGCAGCGACGATGGATTGGATGGAGCAAGAGAAAGAGCGTGGTATAACTATTACAAGTGCTGCTACGACATGCTTTTGGGATAATCATCGAATTAATATTATTGATACTCCGGGTCACGTGGACTTCACGGCGGAAGTTGAACGTTCGTTGAGAGTGCTTGATGGAGCGATTGCTTTATTTTGTTCTGTCGGTGGTGTAGAGCCGCAGTCAGAAACGGTTTGGCGTCAGGCAGATAAGTATGGCGTACCGCGAATTGCTTTTGTAAACAAAATGGATCGCGTTGGCGCCGATTTCTTTCATGTTATTCAAATGATGAAAGAGAGATTGGGGGCAAATGCGGTTCCCGTACATATTCCTATCGGTGAAGGAGATTTGTTTGCGGGTATTATTGACCTAATTACCATGAAGGCGTGTGTCTTTCATGAGACGAACCAGGGTACTACCTGGGATGAAATGCCGATTCCTCACGACTTGGAAAAACTTGCCGCTGAGTATCGGACAAAAATGTTGGAAGCGGTTTCGGATGAGGATGATTCTCTTTTGGAAAAGTATCTCGAAGGAAAAGAGATTTCACCGAATGAGGTCAGAGCGGTTTTGCGCCGCGCGTGTCTGAAGGTTAGTATTATACCTGTGTTATGCGGTTCTGCCTTTAAGAATAAGGGTGTTCAGAATTTGCTTGATTCGGTTATTGATTTTTTACCGTCACCTCTTGATGTTAGTAATGCTGAAATCGTTGGTCATCATGTGAATATGAAGGACCAGGTTATTCGAAAGGTTTCGGACAAAGAAAAGTTTACAGCGCTTGCATTCAAAATTATGAGTGACCCTTATGTGGGTAAGGTTACGTATTTCCGAGTTTATTCGGGTACGTTGAAGCCGGGTTCTTATATTTATAATGCTACGTCAGACAAAAAAGAAAGAATCGGACGGATTCTTCGTATGCACGCAAATCATCGTGAGGATATTGATGAAGCGTACACGGGAGATATTGTTGCTGCTGTCGGCTTAAAAAATACAAAAACCGGTGATACGTTGTGTCTTGAAGATGACGCGATAATTTTAGAAAAAATGGTTTTCCCCGAACCGGTTATAGCGATTGCCATTGAGCCCAAGACGAAAGCCGATCAGGAAAAGATGGGTGAAGCAATGGCGAAATTGGCTGATGAAGATCCGACATTTAGAATTTCGACGAACGAAGAAACGGGGCAAACAATTATTAGTGGCATGGGGGAACTTCATCTTGAGATTATTATTGATAGGATGAAGCGTGAGTTTCGTGTTGAAGCAAATGTCGGAAAACCGCAGGTTGCTTATCGTGAAACGATTCGAAAGAAAGTTCAGCAACAAGGAAAGTTTATTCGTCAGAGTGGTGGACGCGGTCAATTTGGAGATGTCTGGCTTGAAGTCGGACCTAACGAAAAAGGCAAGGGATTTGAATTTGAAAATGCTATCGTTGGTGGTGTTGTTCCGAAGGAATATATCAAGCCGGTCTCGGAAGGTATTAAAGAGGCGATGCGTAATGGCGTGTTAGCTGGTTATCCGGTTGTGGACGTCAAAGTGAAATTGTTTGACGGTTCCTATCACGAAGTTGACTCTTCGGAAATGGCATTCAAAATTGCAGCGTCAATCGGCTTCAAGGAAGCCGCGAGGAAGGCGGGTCCGGTGCTTTTAGAGCCGATCATGGATGTCGAAGTTGTTACACCGGAAGAATATTTAGGTGATGTTATGGGTGACTTGAATTCCCGTCGTGGAAAAATCGAAGGGATGTTGCCAAGAAAAGATGCTCAGGTCATCAAAGCAAAAGTTCCGCTTGCCGAAATGTTTGGTTACGCTACTCATATGCGTTCTATGACTCAAGGTCGTGCAATTTACACAATGCAGTTTGCATATTACGATGAAGCCCCCAAGAGCGTCGCGGAAGAAGTTGCTCAAAGTGTAAAAGGCGAATCGGTTTTAGCATAA